A region from the uncultured Sunxiuqinia sp. genome encodes:
- a CDS encoding FecR domain-containing protein, producing MSDYNKYVGYSVEELLNDQGFVLEVKKRNEKSWNEFLSINSRSKENMIEAKRLIQLFDVEETGLDQNRKYLLWNNISQFNKVEHKKKEQFVIPLFMRIAAVVVLLLAIASVWYLNSNRQQEWIFEAGELNGKPAVKQSTLVLSNGDQFALKVKESTITVLREKNAIQIEQDSIVSVNERKSEANVTEAMNEVIVPYGEKTNLVLADGTKVWLNAGSRLAFPMQFSKKNRKVYLEGEGYFEVTENESHSFIVVTRDVSVKVYGTKFNISAYLNDTYSETVLLEGSVSVENTQSLFSKEVKMIPGQKITYSKESKSISLEEIKNPELYVTWREGWYQFSNVDLTYVIHKLERFYNVQFEYGENIVQESYHVSGKLDLKESLEQVLSVIAKVAKVDCQITENRIKLKKQQ from the coding sequence ATGTCAGATTACAATAAGTATGTTGGGTATTCGGTCGAAGAATTATTGAATGATCAAGGATTTGTTCTGGAGGTTAAGAAGCGAAACGAAAAATCATGGAATGAATTTTTGAGCATTAATTCCAGGTCGAAAGAAAACATGATTGAGGCAAAAAGGTTAATTCAGCTGTTTGACGTTGAAGAAACTGGGCTTGACCAAAACCGAAAGTATTTATTGTGGAATAATATAAGTCAGTTTAATAAAGTAGAACATAAAAAGAAAGAGCAGTTTGTTATTCCATTATTTATGAGGATTGCTGCAGTTGTTGTTCTTTTGTTGGCCATTGCCAGTGTTTGGTACTTGAATTCGAATCGTCAGCAAGAATGGATTTTTGAAGCAGGTGAACTGAATGGAAAGCCTGCTGTCAAGCAATCGACTTTGGTGTTGTCTAATGGAGATCAGTTTGCGTTGAAAGTCAAAGAATCAACAATAACTGTCTTGAGAGAAAAAAATGCAATCCAAATAGAGCAAGACAGCATTGTTTCAGTCAATGAAAGAAAATCAGAAGCTAATGTAACCGAAGCCATGAATGAGGTGATTGTTCCTTATGGTGAAAAAACCAACCTGGTATTGGCCGATGGAACTAAAGTTTGGTTGAATGCCGGAAGTCGGTTAGCATTTCCGATGCAATTTTCAAAGAAAAATCGAAAAGTTTATTTAGAGGGAGAAGGTTATTTTGAAGTGACAGAAAATGAAAGTCACTCCTTTATTGTAGTCACCCGAGATGTGAGTGTTAAAGTGTATGGTACAAAATTTAATATTAGTGCCTACCTCAATGATACTTATTCGGAAACGGTGTTGCTGGAGGGAAGTGTTTCGGTTGAAAACACCCAGTCTCTCTTCAGTAAAGAAGTGAAGATGATACCTGGGCAGAAGATAACTTATAGTAAGGAAAGCAAGTCCATTTCTTTGGAAGAAATAAAAAATCCGGAATTGTATGTGACCTGGAGGGAAGGCTGGTATCAATTCTCCAATGTTGATCTGACCTATGTTATCCACAAACTTGAGCGTTTTTATAATGTACAATTTGAATATGGTGAGAACATTGTTCAGGAAAGCTATCATGTTTCCGGGAAATTGGATTTAAAAGAGTCACTTGAGCAGGTGCTGTCTGTGATTGCCAAAGTTGCTAAAGTCGATTGTCAAATTACAGAAAATCGCATTAAGCTAAAAAAACAACAATAA
- a CDS encoding Calx-beta domain-containing protein codes for MRKLVFLLALVSACVFTSCSDDDEQTPAITFNFEATAYTLASGTVEVKLVASEAVTSEVTVPVILGGDAAALEDEDYSLSAKSFVFQAGEKEASIEITRKNVSENAVDLVLNLGTIPFGFEAGVINYATVEIVGANAVTISFDNYSGELGATTTSFGVLLKNVSGENYEVTADTQFSVEIDAENTTAEEEVHYSFTNGKYITVKAGESTGSIDLSFFKLEEGKTDIALKLVAADGYILGNNPEIYITIAGPTNFSGTWSFAGISNLEWWQINAGTDTSDFPKGTSSDQITFAGLSTEYTVTTNFSGDLKNYFPATSTATFLTEREERLQEEGLFGSTVMLTVLSMTDINVNFSATEQDVRAARVGWRLFTDGDNNEILECTIYDYEPTDFLADVYQMYVSYGSDPVMLYMPLRLHFLREN; via the coding sequence ATGAGAAAATTAGTTTTTTTATTGGCACTGGTGAGTGCCTGTGTGTTTACATCTTGTTCTGATGATGACGAACAAACACCTGCTATTACATTTAATTTTGAAGCAACGGCTTATACGCTTGCTTCCGGTACGGTGGAAGTGAAACTGGTAGCAAGTGAAGCGGTAACTTCAGAGGTAACGGTACCAGTTATTCTGGGTGGTGATGCAGCGGCTTTGGAAGATGAAGATTATTCTTTGTCGGCAAAATCTTTTGTTTTTCAGGCAGGTGAAAAAGAAGCATCAATTGAAATAACAAGAAAAAATGTGAGTGAAAATGCCGTTGATTTAGTGCTTAACTTAGGCACTATTCCTTTCGGATTTGAGGCTGGTGTTATTAATTATGCGACGGTTGAAATTGTAGGCGCCAATGCAGTGACGATTTCTTTTGATAACTATTCCGGAGAATTGGGAGCTACTACCACTTCTTTTGGGGTACTGTTAAAGAACGTAAGTGGAGAGAACTACGAAGTAACTGCCGATACGCAATTCTCGGTTGAAATTGATGCCGAAAATACAACGGCTGAAGAAGAGGTTCATTATTCGTTTACCAATGGGAAATACATTACTGTTAAAGCCGGCGAATCAACCGGAAGTATTGACCTGAGTTTTTTTAAATTAGAAGAAGGCAAAACCGATATTGCATTAAAATTAGTTGCTGCCGACGGCTATATCTTGGGTAATAATCCTGAAATTTATATTACAATAGCTGGTCCTACCAATTTCTCGGGAACCTGGAGTTTTGCCGGAATCTCCAATCTGGAATGGTGGCAGATAAATGCTGGAACTGATACATCTGATTTCCCGAAAGGAACATCCAGTGATCAGATTACTTTCGCCGGTTTATCAACCGAATACACGGTGACTACGAACTTTTCAGGCGATCTGAAAAACTATTTCCCGGCAACAAGTACTGCTACTTTCTTAACTGAAAGAGAAGAACGTTTGCAGGAAGAAGGACTGTTCGGTTCTACTGTAATGCTAACGGTATTGTCAATGACCGATATTAATGTTAATTTTTCGGCTACCGAACAGGATGTTAGAGCTGCCAGAGTGGGCTGGCGTTTATTTACCGATGGCGATAATAATGAAATTTTGGAATGTACTATTTATGATTACGAACCTACCGATTTCTTAGCTGATGTCTATCAGATGTATGTAAGTTATGGTAGCGATCCGGTAATGCTTTATATGCCATTACGTTTACATTTTCTTCGGGAAAACTAG
- a CDS encoding RagB/SusD family nutrient uptake outer membrane protein — MKKILIITLLFTCFSCDRYLDIKPYGKTIPKTAEEFSALLQTHLNDINIGGTHSLLFDGESTLNFAMYADNFEACLTERSGSTLPIYVGSYINYNQFVFYRNFYAIIRDCNIVLDGVSDPNSDELSKKVVATAYAMRGVAYYNLLQMFCKAPEAGNFQQQEGLPLVKTFDMEEKPIRSSMEETIELIEHDLQKAISYQQKDALYLFTEEVTKGYLARLYFWLEQWSKALDLAQQILAAQPLLSGVAYTDMMRSAHDVTGNILIRTYTTSDATSVYNLTIQKTTLSYRPVSKRFIDLFDLDGADNDIRYSLFLNRLRQNQKELACGMRAAEFKLIEAECYYHLNKTTEALQSINEFRSHRISNYTPLTEGQLPEVNSSAKIKVDAEGKVLTPLLSLILSERRKELFLENGDRWFELKRNGAPEFWTAYNSRKYVTESFMYTFPLLLDDVTLTPGLVQNPGYEDYIR; from the coding sequence ATGAAAAAAATACTTATAATCACACTTCTGTTTACTTGTTTTTCCTGCGACAGGTATCTGGATATAAAACCGTATGGGAAAACTATTCCGAAAACAGCTGAAGAATTTTCGGCATTATTGCAAACGCACTTAAATGATATTAATATAGGAGGTACTCATTCGTTACTTTTTGATGGAGAAAGTACGCTTAATTTTGCAATGTATGCCGATAACTTTGAAGCTTGCTTGACGGAGCGGTCGGGTTCTACTTTGCCAATTTATGTTGGGAGCTATATTAACTATAATCAGTTTGTATTTTATAGAAATTTTTATGCAATTATTCGTGATTGTAATATTGTATTAGATGGAGTGAGCGATCCCAATAGCGATGAACTATCGAAAAAAGTAGTGGCAACCGCTTATGCCATGAGGGGTGTAGCTTATTATAACTTATTGCAGATGTTTTGCAAAGCTCCCGAAGCGGGAAATTTTCAGCAGCAGGAGGGGCTTCCGTTGGTCAAAACGTTTGATATGGAAGAAAAGCCAATTCGTAGTTCGATGGAAGAAACCATTGAATTGATTGAACATGATTTGCAAAAGGCAATCTCTTATCAGCAAAAAGATGCCTTGTACCTCTTCACCGAAGAGGTAACGAAAGGCTATTTGGCTCGTTTGTATTTTTGGCTCGAACAGTGGAGCAAAGCTCTTGATCTGGCACAACAAATACTCGCTGCTCAACCGTTATTAAGTGGTGTTGCCTATACAGATATGATGCGTTCCGCACATGATGTTACTGGTAATATATTAATCAGAACTTATACTACCAGTGATGCTACTAGTGTATATAACTTAACAATACAGAAAACTACATTGAGTTACCGCCCTGTAAGCAAGCGGTTTATTGATTTATTTGATTTGGATGGAGCAGATAATGATATTCGTTATTCCTTGTTTTTAAATCGTCTTCGTCAGAATCAAAAAGAATTAGCATGTGGGATGCGTGCTGCCGAGTTTAAATTAATAGAAGCAGAATGTTATTACCATTTAAACAAGACCACGGAAGCCTTACAGTCGATTAATGAGTTTCGTTCGCATCGTATCTCCAATTATACTCCTCTGACAGAGGGGCAGCTTCCGGAGGTGAATTCATCGGCTAAAATTAAAGTCGATGCCGAAGGCAAGGTGCTAACCCCTCTTTTATCGCTTATTTTATCGGAACGCAGAAAAGAACTTTTTTTGGAAAATGGTGATCGCTGGTTTGAATTAAAACGGAATGGAGCTCCTGAATTCTGGACGGCTTATAATAGCCGGAAGTATGTGACCGAATCCTTTATGTACACCTTCCCTCTCTTGCTTGACGATGTTACACTTACCCCCGGCTTGGTGCAAAATCCCGGTTACGAAGACTATATAAGATAA
- a CDS encoding SusC/RagA family TonB-linked outer membrane protein, producing the protein MRFIVLHLVAFLCCFGCLYAQDNKQQSDVPVLLELTIVDEADSPLPGATVVIVGKSQGVITDSNGSTSLWVERGSKIVISFLGMEQKEMTVDQPMNEKVVLKGKTSEINQIVVTGYTQTTMKRTTGSVSIIKGKDLDMQSKPAAGLDMLLQGKLAGVNIKAVSGRPGETATVRIRGTNTITGNADPLWVVDGVPLQKDIPSISGGQIKSGDFNDIFTNGISGINPNDIESVTVLKDASAAAIYGSRAAGGVIVVTTKRGKSGRMQINYSSNVSVVSKPPRDVNLMNSPEKLSWEQELWDEFSAEDYNSVGYYPIVGVVGMIHAGEGKYAGMSASEQDAEIGQLSEETTNWFEELFRNSVSQSHFLSLSGGADKNTYYVSLGYNNNEGVVKKSGYDSYSVSAKLDLKPNDRVSIGFSSDLSMQESTGFSGNVDPFEYAYFANPYEKAYNEDGSYAADNTYFMMTEINGGYRNLLPEEGFNILREMNETSSKTKNLSTTIIGTISVKLQKGLKFEGLGSWGYVTNNSDNINGKNSYAAWQDRPFEGGNRFSPRKYASISQFSAYNANYNLRGQFNYSSEFGENHYLNALIGSELRGQYAKSIYTKRYGYDPVTGNFSMPALPETSELEYGDLLHYATLIDGLSGQSIGKDAFASFYFSADYSYKHRYVASLTARTDGSNNFGSNQQFNPTGSFGVSWNVDQERFMKKYQSIISHFSLRAAIGYTGNINKSVFPQLMMNYESSFRKTESDYFRMGTIRNAPNPNLRWEKTRDLKFSLDVGFLDDRINLQAEVYSRHTYDAVTSEKVPASTGFIIQSFNTSELLNRGLELTLSAIPVKTKNWRMSFSTNIAYNMNKLVSYNPGSFDFSTSTHVGYPLGAVFSGKINGINPNLGIYTYKPRPDAVFETAKDRTKSENYIFYLGTSNAPTTGGYSISTSYKKLSLSVGGTYSIGGKVMNEIAAPYSGGSIERHKSVEIPTQENDLYVNHFNVRRDAVNRWTPSNPITNAHPRILDAFGDVLDIDDYMPTTSAITNASLLENVSYFKLGSVMLAYSFEGEWMKKCFINNLSLSVAASNLFIITNYSGIDPETPGAVYPMARTYTLGLSVGF; encoded by the coding sequence ATGAGATTTATTGTATTGCATTTGGTTGCTTTTTTATGTTGTTTCGGTTGTTTGTATGCTCAGGATAACAAGCAGCAGTCTGATGTACCTGTTTTATTAGAATTAACAATTGTCGATGAAGCTGATTCTCCTCTTCCGGGGGCAACAGTAGTAATTGTTGGTAAATCGCAAGGAGTTATTACAGATTCCAACGGATCTACTTCTTTGTGGGTTGAAAGAGGATCAAAAATAGTCATCTCTTTTTTGGGAATGGAGCAGAAAGAGATGACGGTAGATCAGCCTATGAATGAGAAGGTAGTTCTGAAAGGTAAAACTTCAGAAATAAACCAAATTGTCGTAACTGGCTATACGCAGACGACGATGAAACGAACCACGGGTTCTGTTTCTATTATCAAAGGCAAAGATTTAGACATGCAAAGTAAACCTGCTGCTGGTTTGGATATGTTACTGCAAGGGAAGCTGGCAGGGGTAAATATTAAAGCAGTGTCCGGACGTCCGGGAGAAACAGCTACGGTTCGAATAAGAGGCACGAATACCATCACGGGAAATGCCGATCCGCTTTGGGTGGTCGATGGTGTCCCCCTGCAAAAAGATATTCCTTCGATATCGGGAGGTCAAATAAAATCAGGTGATTTTAATGATATATTCACGAATGGCATCTCTGGAATTAATCCGAACGACATTGAGTCGGTAACTGTACTAAAAGATGCTTCTGCAGCTGCTATTTACGGGTCGAGAGCTGCCGGCGGTGTAATTGTTGTTACGACCAAAAGAGGAAAATCGGGACGAATGCAGATTAATTACTCCAGTAATGTATCTGTTGTATCCAAGCCCCCGCGTGATGTGAATTTAATGAATTCGCCTGAAAAGCTAAGTTGGGAACAGGAACTTTGGGATGAGTTTTCGGCGGAAGACTATAACAGTGTTGGTTATTACCCTATTGTCGGAGTGGTGGGGATGATTCATGCGGGGGAAGGGAAATATGCCGGTATGTCTGCTTCCGAACAAGATGCTGAAATAGGGCAACTCTCTGAGGAGACAACCAACTGGTTCGAAGAACTGTTTCGCAATTCTGTTTCGCAAAGTCATTTTCTTTCGCTTTCGGGAGGAGCCGATAAAAATACCTATTATGTATCATTGGGCTATAACAACAACGAAGGGGTTGTTAAGAAAAGTGGGTACGATAGCTATAGCGTTAGTGCAAAATTAGATTTAAAACCCAATGACCGGGTGTCGATTGGCTTTAGTTCTGATTTGTCGATGCAGGAAAGCACCGGCTTTTCCGGCAATGTTGATCCTTTTGAATATGCCTATTTTGCCAACCCGTATGAAAAAGCCTACAACGAGGATGGCTCTTATGCCGCTGATAATACCTATTTCATGATGACCGAAATAAATGGAGGTTATAGGAACCTATTACCGGAAGAAGGCTTCAATATTTTGCGGGAGATGAACGAAACATCCAGTAAAACTAAAAATCTATCAACAACAATAATTGGAACAATAAGCGTAAAATTGCAAAAAGGATTGAAGTTCGAAGGATTGGGTTCATGGGGCTATGTGACCAATAATTCGGATAATATCAATGGAAAGAATTCCTATGCGGCCTGGCAGGATCGCCCGTTTGAAGGAGGCAATCGGTTCTCTCCCCGAAAATATGCATCTATTAGTCAGTTTTCAGCTTATAATGCCAATTATAATTTACGCGGTCAGTTTAATTATTCCTCCGAATTCGGAGAAAATCATTATTTGAATGCTTTAATTGGGAGTGAGTTGCGCGGTCAGTATGCGAAGAGTATTTACACTAAACGTTACGGGTACGATCCTGTTACCGGAAATTTCTCAATGCCTGCTTTGCCTGAAACCTCTGAGTTGGAATATGGAGATTTGCTTCACTATGCAACTCTTATCGATGGACTATCGGGGCAGTCAATTGGTAAAGATGCTTTTGCCTCGTTTTACTTTTCGGCCGATTATTCATACAAGCATCGTTATGTAGCCAGTCTTACTGCTCGTACCGATGGTTCGAATAATTTTGGTAGCAATCAGCAGTTTAATCCGACCGGATCATTCGGCGTTTCGTGGAATGTGGATCAGGAACGATTTATGAAAAAGTATCAATCGATTATTAGTCATTTCTCGCTTCGTGCAGCGATTGGTTATACCGGAAATATTAACAAGAGTGTTTTTCCTCAATTAATGATGAATTATGAAAGTTCGTTCCGGAAAACAGAGAGTGATTATTTCCGGATGGGAACAATTAGAAATGCTCCGAACCCAAATTTGAGGTGGGAAAAAACCAGAGATTTAAAATTTTCGTTGGATGTGGGTTTCTTAGACGATCGGATCAATCTGCAGGCCGAGGTATATAGCCGCCATACCTACGATGCTGTTACTTCCGAAAAAGTACCTGCTTCTACAGGTTTTATTATTCAAAGCTTTAATACCTCTGAGTTGTTAAATCGGGGGCTGGAACTAACCTTGTCGGCAATACCGGTAAAAACAAAAAACTGGCGAATGTCTTTTTCTACCAACATTGCTTACAATATGAATAAATTAGTTTCCTATAATCCAGGATCTTTTGATTTTTCTACTTCTACACATGTTGGATATCCGTTGGGGGCTGTCTTTTCCGGTAAAATTAATGGCATTAATCCGAACTTGGGAATTTACACCTATAAACCGCGGCCGGATGCTGTTTTTGAAACAGCAAAAGATCGTACCAAATCCGAAAATTACATTTTTTATTTGGGAACCAGTAATGCACCTACTACCGGTGGGTATTCAATTAGTACTTCTTACAAGAAACTATCATTGAGTGTTGGAGGTACTTATTCTATTGGAGGAAAAGTGATGAATGAAATAGCTGCTCCTTATAGTGGAGGAAGTATTGAACGACATAAAAGTGTAGAGATTCCGACACAGGAGAATGATTTATATGTGAATCATTTTAATGTACGGAGAGATGCAGTTAATCGCTGGACTCCTTCCAATCCAATCACGAATGCTCATCCGCGTATTCTTGATGCATTTGGGGACGTGCTGGATATTGATGACTATATGCCAACCACCAGTGCCATAACGAATGCTTCGCTGTTGGAAAATGTTTCGTATTTCAAATTGGGCTCTGTAATGTTGGCTTATTCGTTTGAGGGGGAATGGATGAAGAAATGCTTTATTAATAATTTGTCACTTTCGGTAGCAGCAAGTAACCTTTTTATTATTACCAATTATTCGGGCATCGATCCGGAAACTCCGGGAGCTGTTTATCCGATGGCCAGAACTTATACTTTGGGACTTTCGGTTGGATTTTAA